The window aggagagggagagatgTAAAGGGCAGGGTCCTTGCATGGAGTGTGTTCCCTGCCCTTTCTTCGTGGACTTCTCTGCTTAGACTGCTTACTGTCAGAGGTTTTAGTACTTCAACCGAATAAGACACCTGAATTAAAGAAACATCTATCTTTAGAGCTGTAGCTGTTCAGTTACTTCACTTAAGTTAAACTGGTGTAATCTTCCATTGATATAAAAATCATGCCCTGTCAGACATGTTAAATAGGGCAAAATCAAGGGGCAAATTCTCAGAGGGATTTCAGAGGGATGTGTTCTCTCTGCTccctttctgctgcctcccatTTCAATGGCAATGCTTTGCTGTGGCTTTGAAAGTAAACTCCCAGCTGAGGGTGGCCAGGCGTGCAGGGCAGGcggggatgctgctgcctgcagtgacAGTCACACGAGGGcttccccctgcccacccctcctGCAGCGGGCTCTGGTCTTGGCTCTTACCAAgatgcctgccctgccctgcgtGCTGCAGCAGTGAAACTTAAAGCCTCTGTGGCACGGGCATTTTTAATAGTTTCCTTGAACCCTGACTTCTGACTGTTAGTGTTAATCATGGTGTTAGGGGGATTCCTCTGCGTAAATCAGTCAGTTGGCATGGCTTTAACGCGCCCTTGTCGTGAAAACAGGGAAGGGTATATTCTCTCTCTACAAGCCTTCTCCTTTCAGTAGCAGTGTTATTTCTTGCAATATTTATCTGATTTAGCCCCTAGCCCAGGACTTCAGACCACAATCAAAGAGGTGGTTCTGTCTGCTCTGCTCTCGGATCTAGTGTGGGATCTGTTATTTACTTGGATTTCGCACCTCTGCTGAGGCACAGGCTGTGAATTCACCTCCCAGCAAAAACGTGTTCCTGTGCCCAGCAGTTTGGAGGTTGAAGACCACGTGCCTGCAGCCCGACagtgggtgcaggcagctgaGCTCCTGTAGCCagagagctgggctgcagccagtGCCCCATGCTGCGGACAGAGCTGCACTGGCCACAGTACCTGCCGTTGCTGGAGGGTCCTGCTGCAAAGCTCGTGGGGTGGCCGTAGCTATGTGCCCAGTGTTGGCAAGAGGTAAAGTAGGGAGGTGAGCAGGTGGGTTTTGAGCCTTCCCTCAGCTAGACCTTGTGTGCATAAGATCGaggtcttttctcctttcccctttgctGTCAACCTGACATCCTAATAGTGACTAGCTGCTGAACAAGGGATGGAGCCAGCAGAGTGCTGCCCTTTGAGCTGGTAGTTATGCCTTCATTATATCCCAGGAGCATTAAAAAGCAGGGATGTGCCTGGCTGAAAACCTGCCTGATGCATCCAGCACAGATCTAGGGCTGGAGCTGGTCAGGGTACCTTTCTGGGCATGGACAGAACAGAGATTTGCTCTGGtggcaagaggaaaaaaagtccctTCCTGCAGCCTGGCATCTTCCCACCACTTAGGAAGATTTACAGCCTCCCTTGTTGCCTGGGCAAGGACAAGAGATTCCTGAGCCAGCACCTTTAGGGATTGCTCCTGATGTTGGAAGGGATGAAGTACCCAAGAGCAGTCTGCAAGTCTCCTGTGTCAGCATCCGCCCCTGGCCCGAGGGCTGAGATTGGCACCTTGCTTGTCATTTGGGTTTTGGTAGCCCCCAAAGGGTCCCGACAAAGCTGAGGGTCATAGAAACGCCTGGCATGTAGGTCCATGGCAGGACATGGTCCTTGCTGAAGGTGggtgacaatttttttctttaaataactaTTCCTTTCACCTGCactgtttctttgcattttatttgttgCCCAATGAGAAAACACACCATCCCACATATAAAACTACCTCTTCTGCTCTTCTCAGCACACTTATGCATGTGTATGACCCACCAGGTGCCCCGGGACAAGCCGATACCTGTTCCTGTCATGGAGCCTGTCCTGAACTCCCTGATGTCCTGGAGAAGACCAGCAGTATGGGGCtgctttccctccttctctccctggAAGTAGCATGTGCTCTGGATCTGCTACACAATGTCATAGCCAAATGCTTTGCCTCCCCTAGCATTGAGCAGGATAAATCCCTTTTGGGTCTCTCAAGTGAACTGGGAACCAGACCAGCTTCACAGGCTGTAGCTCCACAGTGGCCAGCACTGCTGGCACGAGCCAGCCTGCTCCCACTGGCAGGCAGGCAAGATCCTGGGCAGATCCTTATTTTCCTTGCAGGGcttctgctctctttttctcAAGCCAGTGGCTGCTCAGTTTCTTTCCCATGTCCTGTCCCCACATGGGAAAGGCAAGCAATGCGGGGAGAGCGTGGCACTTTTACTCTCCCATGTCGGCACCCCTGCATGCTGTCTCTTGCCAGAGATATCCAGCTGCTGAGGGGAATCTGAAGATTGTATTTAGCAGGACCTTATCTGGGactttctttcctgccttttgaTTGATTAAGCAATAGTGGAGAGGCTGGCAGAAAAATCTTGGAACAAATTCTGCTATACCAcatccctgcagccctccccggGGATTAGTGTGTGGGGCCATCCAAAATCCACTTATAATTGTTCTCATTGTAACTTCTCCTCCCGCCCCCTTCTTAGCATGTCTGAACTGGGTCCTCAGGACACGGCTCTACTTCTGACTGTTCCCAAATAATTACCACGTAATTCTTCTCCCAAAATAACGTAAGGTGTGGGTGAGGCGCGTTCACTTCCAGTGATGTAGCAACACCCCTTGCACAACAGAAATACTGGGTGTTTCACCAAACTGGGAATGGGATGGCGGCCACAGGAGTGTGACTAAGGGGCGTCAGTGTCCCACAGGTGTTGCACGTTATCTCTGGGTTTGTCTTCTTCCAGCGCATCAGTATCCTGGCGcctgctttcccttcccagaCCTTTCGCGGGAgcctcctcatcctcccacAGCTGATCTGTAGTGGAGCAGCTCTTTGTCCAGACCCCTGCTGTGCTCTCTGGAATTGCAGTTCCTCTCGGAGGGTCCTGCTGTGACTTGGACTCGCTGCTGCCCCGTCTGCGCTGAGCAACGTGGCTTGCCAGCCTTGTGAGGGCCAAAGCTGGAGTGTGCCTCTTGGCATTCCCACCTCAAGACCTCCAGGGTCAGAGGGAACCAGCCATTCTGGCTGGgcagaaatagaaatgaaatccAGCTGTGCTGGTTCTGTAGTGGTAATGGGGGATTGAGCAGCGAGTGTCTCTGCTGATGCTGTGACCCAGCAGAGCTCCTCCAGCCGCTCTCCCTCTCTAACTCCCTGCAAGTCAGTCTGATAGTTTTTGAGCCTTAGGAGCACAGAGAAGAAGTTTTGAATTTCTAGAAAACTCTTCTGATATATGACTGGTTGTTGGTTTGgcgggtttttttggtggttttttttggttttttgttcggctggtttttttccttttttttttccagtgatgaACTCCAGactgctctcctctcccagctcaTGAGCTTCTGGCTTGCAGCTACAATCCCAGTTGTTAGTTGCCCAGGTACACGACAGAGCACTGCATACTATATTAATGGCATGTTTCTCTCCTTGCAGcgatgaagatgatgaaggtgCTACCGTGCcctgctgctcttctcttcctAATGGCTGCATTCACTCTGGAGCCATCTTGCTGTGCCAAGGTGCTGATCATGCCCACCATAGTCTTTGACAGCCACTTGCGAGTCTTCATGCGAGTGGCAGAGGCACTGACTGACCGGGGCCATGACCCCGTGATACTTCTTCATGAGGGTCGGGATGTGGAAACCTACCTGCCTGGCTTCCGTGTGCAGAGGTACTGGGGTATCTTCAGCACAGAGAGTGCAGATGCCTGGGTGCAGGAAAAGATAAAGCGTGTCTTCCAAGGGAAGATGACCTCTCTGGAGATGTTTTCCTTCTTGGAGAAGTACCTGGAAAACTGTGATTTGGTGCTGGGAAACTCTACCCTTCTGCAGAAACTCCAGCGTGAGCACTTTGACCTGCTGTTGGTGGACCCCAATGAAATGTGCGGCTTTATCCTGGCCCACATCCTCCATGTCAAATATGCTGTTATCTCCACTGGTTTCTGGTTCCCAGCGGAGATTGGTGCCACTTCCCCCATTGCCTATGTCCCCGAGTTCAACTCCCTGATGACAGACAGGATGGGCTTCTTTGGCAGAACTTGGAATCTCCTAGTCTACATGATCACTCGCGTGGCTACAAAGCTGGTCATCCTGCCCAAGTTTGAACGTCTCATGGAGAAGCATAGGGTGGAGCCCAAGACATCCATGTTGGACCTTGTCCATGGAACTAGTCTGTTCTTCCTCTGTAACGATGTGGTGCTGGACTTTCCCCGTCCGACACTCCCTCATGTCATTTTCACTGGGGGAATCCTCGCTGAGCCTGCAAAGCCCCTTCCAGTGGTAAGTGTGGGAAAGCTTTGAGCTGTGATTGCATATTAACCTGGGGAGTTATTCAGTGCAAATCTTCTTTTGAAGAACCTTATAAATGCTCTGAAGGCCCCCCAagtctggaaagctgctgtgttttggtGCTTGGGTGCAGCAGGGAGACAGGGAGCACTGAGGACTGTGGGGTTGCAGGGAGGATGTAGAATTAAGTTGAAGCTGAAGCTGGATTTGGCTTTACTGTCCATGTAAAAGAGTGTGTGGAAGTCCTAAATTGGCAGTGTTGCCCCTGGGACTTGATCATGAGTAGTTTGTTTGTTCATATGCTTGAGGTGGAAATGGGAAGAACAATTAGTCTTCATTGCTTCATCACTGCTTTATGTCAATCCAGAATTTCCTCCTTAATCCTATTTCTTACAGGGCATTTCTGCCCTTGAGCTTGTAGTCTTAAGAATCCATAGGAGAGAGCTGTGCTTGTTCCCTCATCAAATTCAATGTGGAATCCCAAAGTgtacaaaactgaaatgtatcGTCCCCTTTTTCTCAAGGTTCACTCCAGAGGGAAATCTCCCCAGGCATCCCAGAGGCTTTCTCTGGCCTGTACGTCACTATCTCCAGTAATAAATTCAGAGGGACAAGCTCCTAAAGCCTCCAACTGAAGACAATATTGGAACAGAGCAGGACCCATCTGCCATTCCTCCCATGGCCTTACCACTTTTACAAACACTGGGGGGGGGAAATAGACCTGGATAATGACACTCGGGCAGTCAGGTTTTCCTGGTGTCGGGACTGAAACGGAGATAAGATTCAAGTTTCAAATGATTAGAGGCCTGTCAAGATCTCTGATGGCAGCTTTAATTGAGACTGTGGGTGCcaattttttccagttaaaaggaaaaagtgaggTCAGGTGCTTTAGAACAGAAGTTCTCCAGATGTGTATGGCTGCACATCACCCTTTCCCATGTGGCACAGCATGCAGGTAGTGCAATGCACATAGGGTGCTCCAAAAGCTGTGTCAGAGAGTGGCTACCTCACAGGTCTTGCAAAACACTGGCTTGGTCCAATCTGGCCATGTACACACCTGCCTTATAAAGAAGCGAGTTGTTTGCTGGGGCATTACTCATGTGCTTCACAGCTTCCAGAACAGATCCCAGGGTGCTTAAGGGAAGAATGATGGAGATAAGTCTGGAGCCCTGCAGTAGGCGGTGGCCATTGTGCTAGCAGGTAGGCATGTCTGTGTCCAGGTTACAGGGTGCCAGTAGAAGAGAGGGCCTCTGGAGGTCTAGGTGTAGCTTTAGGAATCTCCCATCTGAACTGGAGCAGAGTTATGTAATTAAGGTGTTTATTTCCTCCTATTTGAAACACTGTGATTGCGAGTTCCTCTAATTAGGACTCGGTGAAATATAGATATGTATTTGAGAGGTGGTGAGAACTTTTGGTGGTCAACCATGCTTCCCTAGCAACTTTAATGCTGTTTCTGAAAGTCAAATGTTAAGGCCCAATTATAATGAATAACATAATAATCTGGTTTATGAGTCATTGTacttttatttagaaaagtaAAACTGGTACTTTCTCTTCTTTAGCAGTTTTAGTGGTTGTATTGCTCAAAGGATGTGAAGCTCGAGAATGGAGAAACCGAAATCCCTTAGTTGAAAACTTTTTGATTCTTGGTTGTTGGGTTGTTTTAGGACTTCTTAAGCATTTCTGCAAAGATAGGTTAGAGTCCCTGAAGCATGTGACAAAGGACAAATATCCTCAGAGAGTAACACTAAAATGTGCTTTGTAACTCTTCTGTACCATGATCCCCCAACCTGTAGACTACTACTAATAAGATATTCTGAATTAATCGtcctatttttctcctttaataaAAGGAAGAACTACTTTTTTGCCCTTCATGTTCTTTCACAGTGTTTATTTCAAGGAAGTATTCATATTCAAAGACAGATTTTATGAAACTTCCCTAAAATGCTCCTCACTGTGATAGATGGGAAACTTGAAGCAGGATAGAATCCTTAATGAGAAATAGGCTCAGCCTAGCCTGGCATAAAAGGGAATAGTGGGCATTTGCTCCACAGCAGCTGTGGTGGCTGATTTCTTCTTCCTGCAGCCTTCTGGCCCTGGTTGAAAAAAGTACGGACTCTGTTCTAGGTACACACCTGTTCATGTAGCATTACAGGTAGCCTCTAAATGAAGGACAAACAACTGTGTTTTTTGGAGCTGTACCTACCTCTCTGCCTAGTGACCAAAAACTAAATCTGCTACCTGCAAGTAGCTATCAAGGATGGGTAGAAGTCTCCTGGCAAGATGGCAAAACCTTCTGCCACCTCCAGGAGCCTTCAGCATTGGAGAGTTTGTGGGGAATCTCCAGCAAGATGTTGTTCCTGACTCTGCCTGCGTGAAGTTTCATCTGTTGTTATCGGCCTACAGCTAGAGACACTGACAGACCTCCTGCCTTAGTGGTGATGGAAAATAGCCTTCCTCTTCTTGCTCcaatttccttctctgctctggctgcttCTATGTGGGCCCTATGTTTTCAGAGCCCTCCTTGCCAAAAAGTAACTGCGTTACCTCCAAAGCAGGAGGTAATGCTGTGAAATGCAAGTTTTGGACACCTCCCTGAAGAGCTCCGAAGCCCAGCAGGTGCTCAAGTAATTTCTGCCTGGCTAGGTGCAGAAACCACAGCAGTTTTAAAGTTCGTTGTCTGGTGAAAACCACGTAGCTTTGTGCTCCAGGTGGATTTGGCTTCATCTTCTCCGTAGACAACTTTCTACTGGCAGAGGCAACAGTGGGAAGGGGCCTTTCTCCAACAAGACTTCAAGGCAGCTGTGTGTGTTTTGCCCGCAGGGTCTGCGTCTCTGGGTGGAAGCAGCAGACGCGGGTGTTGTTGTTGTCTCCTTTGGCATCGGGATCCGAGCTCTTCCGACCGATTTGGTGGAGAAGATGGCTGGCGCGTTTGCTCGCCTCCCACAGAGGGTGGTGTGGAGGTGAGGAGGGAATGGGTTTCCTCTTAACTTGAGTTGAATGAAAATCGATGTTGAGGGGTGATTCATCTCAAAACACAGAATTTGCTTTCCATCTCTTGATCTGATTGAATTTATAATCGttctctgtgtgtttcttttccctctttttcccctcctttatCTCCTCCCACAGATACTTTGGGCAGAAGCCAAGAAACCTGGGTGGGAATACGCTGATGATGGGGTGGCTGCCCCAGAACGACCTGCTAGGTAAGGCTGGgcgctgtgtgtgtgtgctgctaGCAACATCCCTGGAGTTTAGCCcaaaccacagcaaaggcaCATAAGGACAACAGCGCCTGTGTGGGTCTAAGTCTGTTGCTTGTTGTGAGTCTGATCTGTACAAAACATGATCCTCACCTAACACCTTCTTGAAGCTGCATCTTGGCCCCtatctccttcctcctccagacGCTACTTGGCAAGTTTTGGGCTGCCAAAAGCCAGGTGTGTTCCCAAAGGGTAACATGCCTGGTTTTCCCTAAGCGTCCATCAACAGTGAGTGTTGAGGAAGCCACCAGTAGCCCTATTTCAGCATGGAAGACACTGACCTCCTGCCATTTCTTTGCCTGCAGGACATCCCAACGTGAAAGCCTTCGTCAGCCACTGTGGGATGAACGGTGTATTTGAGGCAATTTATCATGGTGTACCAGTGGTGGGATTTCCTTTCTATGGGGACCAGTTTGACATCATGACCAGAGTGCAGGCAAAGGGCATGGGTATCCTCATGGACTGGAGCAGAGTAAAAGAAGAGGATCTTTACCAGGCTGTTGTCACAGTTATCTCTGATCCCAGGTGAGGCATCCAAAAACATTGAGCTCTTCCTTGGTGCAGGCTGTATGTAGGGACAAGTGTGTCTGTGTTGTCTCCTACACAGCCTGTGGTGGCTTCTGGATCAAGCAGAGTTGCAAGCATTGCTCAGCTGGTCAGACATGTTAGTGCCTTGAAATCCTGAGATACGTCCATGAGGAGATACTCCACTGTTTACTGTTAGAGAGCGTGATCTAGTCCTGTTTGGCTCTGACTGTAATTTTCTTAGAAAGCTTTCTGAGATGCTGAGGCACaaaccttttctccttttaatgcCAGCCTGTCATCAGGGAAAGTGAGATCACAACCTTGCCTTGGGATCTCCCTGACCTTGTCCAAACAGCTTTCTGTAGAAACAGTTAGGGCAGAGAGTGGACTGCAAGTAATGCTCCATCTGTTCCTTCTGACAACCAGATACTCTGCCCTTTCCTAGATCTGCTGCAGCACAGTGACGCAGGGCTCTCACTTTCTGACAGGACACATGCAACTGCTAGTGTTTGAAATGCCGTCCGAGcgcttaatttttttgtttggtttggttttgttagcTATTAGGAGCTCTCAACTACTGACCTCAGTGTCAGTTGTTAAGGTATTGCCACTCGGTACCTTGAAAGATTTGGCCAATCATCAAGTGTGTGACTGTTGCTTGATGCTGGGTGAGGTCTTTGTGTGCAAGCTCCCCTCAGAAAGCAACGCTCCACATGAACCCCCTGAGCAGGGATTTGGGAGCTGAAATGCCAGTCGTCTTAACAAAACACAAAGTAAATGCACTCTGGCTTGTGCTGCAGTGGCTAATGATTGCCATCAGAGTGGCTTTCAGAGGCAGGAAGAGAACTGTGGAAGGAATTTGCCACTCTCCCAAGGTATCATTTGGGACCTGACACCTCAGACCACTTCTCAGCTATGAAGCTCCTGTCAGAAGGATAACTTCATGTCTTCTTCCCTTGCAGCTACAGAAAAGCAGCCAAGCTCATCTCAGCTTTGCACCTGGACAGACCAATGCATGCTCTCAATAGGACAGTGTACTGGCTGGAGTACATCCTTCGTCACGATGGGGCACCGTATCTTCGCCCTGCTGTCTACGACCTCTCCTTATATGAGTACTTCTGCCTGGACATTTTGGCTCTTCTCTTGCTGTGTCTGTCCGGTATTGGATTCATCCTCTACAAATCTGTGGTGTGGTGCAAAAGGAAGGGGGCCAGCCCTGTGTATCAGAACGGCAATTGCATGAAAGGCCACCtcacagaagagaagaaattgcAGTAGTGTGGCTCAGCATGTTCCAGGGCACATCCCATCACTGTGAAACGAACTGCTGCTGTGCCAAGAAATGTGCGGCACGCAGGCACAGAGAGAGGTGAAAGATCAGCAGGTCTGGATGAGAAGAGAATGGGGAGGGAGGAGTATTGCAAAGTCTTGCGTGCACACCTCTGTGTACAGCACCTGTGGGCGGGGGCGCAAATTCAGGCATGGGTGGAAGCACTTGGCCAGGATGCTGGGAATGGGGCATGGGTAGGTAGACTTCCAGGGAGGAGTGCAAGTTGTTCCCTTTTTATTGCACGTTGGTTTAGATGCTGGTGTTgctcttctggctttttggATCTCTGTGGAGGCTCTGGAGGTAGGAATAGCATTTCATGTGTGGCAGACACcgtttctcctctgccttgttaCCAAGAGCCCCAGGAGTCAGGATTCCTTTATGTGCAGGTGAGGGCCTGAAGTAGAGCTGTGGACAGGGAAGGGCACTGAAAGTATCATCTACAAGAGAATGAAGTTGGTCTGTTTTAAGTTCTGTGGGTAAATATTGTTCTTCCTGCTTCCATCAACCCTCTGCAATCCTGTCTGTGTTTGAgctaaattattattttttttaaataaagttatATTCTTTCCCCTGTGTGGCAATTCTCTCAGGATGTTGTTCAAGCAAGattaaagtgttttttcttcttgtcacTGCTGTTACAGTCTCCACGTACCTCTGGATCCCTATAAACCTCTGTCAGCAACTCGTTTTGGTCTTCCCACAGGGTTTCAGGCAGtgccttccctcctctgccagcaTGTGACACACACCCATGCCCATGGAGTCTCCAAACCTGtgataaaaagaagaatttggAACAGATGCAAGTGCCAGGACCACAGGAAGAGCAGCCAGTAGCTCAGAGCTGGTCATAGGCAATCGGCCCTACAGCTCATTTATAGAAGCAACAAGctctgctctttctgaagaaaacagaaacgCCTGCTCATTTCAATGTGAACAGGCATACCGTTGTCCTGCTTGGGGACATGATATGGAGCGACACCCATGTGTTTCTACTCACCATAGGCTCTAAGGCAAACCCATGCTTGGGTGCAATTGCATAACTCACCCGCAGCATTGGCTGATGCTCCAGCTGGTGATGCCCCATGCCAAGGGTTGACGGCTCTGCTCCGTGCTCTCAGCTGGGGCCATCGCAGTGCTGGCCCAAGCTGGAGAGTAACCTCATTGCCAcagctgcttttgcttccaCGTGTTTCTCTTTCCAGATGAAAAGCGCATTGTCACCTGCAACCTAGCGAACAGCAGTTtggctgggctcctgggatgcTCTGGGTTGGGACAGTGCCCAGCTCTAACTTGGTGGCTCCTCTGAGGCTCAGCAgtgctgccttccctccccaaacctCAGCttgcagaggggctgcagcgAAGGCGGCTTTGGATGAGAATCTCATTTGCTATCAAGGACAGATGAAAAGAGCCCATAGACCTAAGCTGGGACCTGTAACTATCCCATGGCAAGAAGTTGCTCTTCCTGGAGTCTCTTGCTGCCTCCTGGGATGCCCAAGCCTGATCATGGTCAGTGGTGGGTATGGCAACCCATCGGTCTTGCTCTGTAGCATTCCCATGTGGCTTCATGCCCTCGGAGCTGAGGATGTGGAGTCTAATTGTCCCCaatgggggatgggggggagatCAGAGCAAGGTGAACTGCTAACAGATATTAGGGGAGAAGCAGGGGTTGTAGATAAGTGGTAGAAGCACTGGCTACCTGGCACCTTTCTGCCTGCAAGTTGAAATTTAAAGGTTgatggggtttgggtttttttggggggaaaaaagatattgCCAATATGTTTTGCAGCATGCCTGCCTGTTGCCAGGTGCACTATGGTGGCTTTGTTGTCATGTCCTAGCAGAGGAGCGTGGACAAGGGTGCGGAGGTGAGGCATTTCGCTCAGTTCTTTGTCACCTCTGGGGTGGAAGAGGGAGATCATTACTGCTGCCTACATGAGAGTTTGGCAATTTAGGTTAAGGTTAAGCTGAATATAGCAAGCGGGGTGGGAAGTTTGTGGCTTGGTGACAGGATTGGATTGCTTTGAacttagagaagaaaaaagagcgAGAGGACAAATGCACCGTGTTTGCAAACTGATGCCTCAGCTGAGTGGCTTGTCTCCATCGCCCACATGGCAAAACACgctggaggagaggggctgctTCAGTTTGGCTGTCCCCCACAGCAGTCATCTCTGGcctcagaggagctgcaggagagggTACCAGCATCAGCCTTGCCCAGCAAAATCCTCCAGGCTGGATGCAGCTCACCAGTGCTGGCACTGCAGACGAACGGGGCACCATGGCCTGATGGGGCCCGAGACCTGCGCGTTGTTTTGCTTGCAAGtagaagagcagagagaaatgaTTGAGACCCAAGGAGCCTGTACGGGCTTACAAAGATTTGAGTTGATTTTCCAGCTTACTGAGGACACTGCGTTCTTGCTGTTCACAGTTTCAGAAAGAAGTTCAAGCCAGCACCAGGTGCAGCGTTAGCATGTTGTCTCCTATCAGATATGTTCTTAACTCCTTGAGCTTTTCACGACTACTTTAATTTCCAAATGCATAGCAGAGTTAGGAGGCATGTCTACCCAATGAGTCAAAATATATATAGTGTCTTAAAAAAACGATTTGACAATTTGGTGAGAACTACTTTTAATTGAGTAAAGCACAAACCTGCCCAAGGATCCTGTGAGTAAGAAGTGGCCATTCGAAAAGGATCCCTGAAGTGAAAAGAGTTCCCCAGGAAAAGCTGTATATGGGCTTAGAAATTGTCAGGAGCCATTCTTTGAGTTATGGGTTGTTCTGGAAGTATTTGGATATATTCGTTAAAGATAAGGGCTCCTCTAGCTTTTCCAGCTTTATTCCTGTCCTCtgtaaatcttttcttttcctattaaaCATGTAACTTTCTCTCCTTACTTTTCTCCTTGTTATTCCTTCACTAGTCAATACAGAAGGAAAGTATAGCAAAGCCTTAAGCTAGTTATAAGGTTCGGTTATGAATAATAAGTAGCCCGTCACATACATTAAAAGCCTTGGTGGGGGAAGGGATGTAGGTGAGCTTTATCCTTCCGGCAGCTCTGCCGTCAGCTTGGTACCTGATCTCTGGACAAGGTGCCTCTCAGTTATCGTGTGCCCTCCCCTGTCACAGGCACTGAGGCAGGCAGGTAGGGCTGTGGCGTAACTTAGGAAATTAAAACCGTGGTTTAtgaggcagcaggcagggaacaagtcttcttccctgcccccccccgcccccccccccccccccaaggaaAAGTAGGACATGAGTCAATACTTTTCAGAGGGCTGAAGAAGCCTCACCCAGGAGCTGCAACCCCAGTTGAGCCCTGCGCTGTGCAAAGCTGCCTTCTGCCCCTCCATCTTGCTCTTGGCAAGGCGTGGGGGAGCCTGAGCAGGACGCAGAAACGCCAGCAGTCTCGCTGCTGTGTGCAGAACTCCCCGCGAGGGCCTCGGGTGGCTCTGCGGGCAGGGAGGCGTTCAGGGCGCGCGTGAGCCAGCTTTTCAGGTTTGCCCAGCACCGGCAGCTCCTCTCAAACCTGCTCAACACATGAGGCACAGCAGCCTTGTGAGCGGGAGCCGTCCCAGCGTTTGAGATAACCTGGGTTTGCAAATGCCTGTGTTTTCCAGGTGACGGACAGGTAGCTCAGCCCA is drawn from Gavia stellata isolate bGavSte3 chromosome 9, bGavSte3.hap2, whole genome shotgun sequence and contains these coding sequences:
- the LOC104264940 gene encoding 2-hydroxyacylsphingosine 1-beta-galactosyltransferase-like; this encodes MKMMKVLPCPAALLFLMAAFTLEPSCCAKVLIMPTIVFDSHLRVFMRVAEALTDRGHDPVILLHEGRDVETYLPGFRVQRYWGIFSTESADAWVQEKIKRVFQGKMTSLEMFSFLEKYLENCDLVLGNSTLLQKLQREHFDLLLVDPNEMCGFILAHILHVKYAVISTGFWFPAEIGATSPIAYVPEFNSLMTDRMGFFGRTWNLLVYMITRVATKLVILPKFERLMEKHRVEPKTSMLDLVHGTSLFFLCNDVVLDFPRPTLPHVIFTGGILAEPAKPLPVGLRLWVEAADAGVVVVSFGIGIRALPTDLVEKMAGAFARLPQRVVWRYFGQKPRNLGGNTLMMGWLPQNDLLGHPNVKAFVSHCGMNGVFEAIYHGVPVVGFPFYGDQFDIMTRVQAKGMGILMDWSRVKEEDLYQAVVTVISDPSYRKAAKLISALHLDRPMHALNRTVYWLEYILRHDGAPYLRPAVYDLSLYEYFCLDILALLLLCLSGIGFILYKSVVWCKRKGASPVYQNGNCMKGHLTEEKKLQ